A region of the Cannabis sativa cultivar Pink pepper isolate KNU-18-1 chromosome 3, ASM2916894v1, whole genome shotgun sequence genome:
GTTGGCTTTTTATTAGacctatataataattcaaaatagaaCATGGAAACTCATAAATGTTATTGATtctgaaataatattttttttcacttcTTTTTATAAAGTAgtgaatattataattaaatacaaatCATAATAAGTTAGAAGAATAGTGTGGAAACCATAAACATGGTAAAGTAGCTTGTATTTATTTCTgagaataattagtatttttatctcTGAAATTTTTATACAACTAAGTTTTGtctcatatataataataattggttaataatattctttgaaatataaagtttataatagtgtaatttttttatcatattttatttaattttattgtaaaatgAGTGACGTAATAATGCATAATAATTGataaaattaatacaaattaAATAGCTTTcatcctttttatttttatgattaaaaaactaaaaatataaatatatattattatataaaaaatattttattccatTATTCATTAACATATAAGAAAGATGAATGGTAAATAATTTGCATTCATTTATCAACTATAATCCACCACTTCATTTatttcacaataaaatttgatGGAAGGACTACGATActgtaaaaaatatattttgagatATGCTAAAAACGCAATGCTAGGACACTTAAAGAAGCATTTTGAGATATGCGATTGAGGCTTTCCTCCCTAGCGTAAGTTGGCAACACGTGAAAATGATGACCTGTAcctatttttccaaaaaaaaaaaaaaatgatgacgTGTCAATAGTATAGTTCTCATAGAATCAACCTCGCATAATTTACCTTGCAAGAATATGCGACCGAGATAGTGGTCTAATACTATGCCCAGCATGGTTAAAAGAAACAAGATCGAGAGAAGTTAGCTTGTTTACTTAGGTTTGGTCCAAAAGATTAATGTGTTTGATAACTCGCTAAGAACTCACATGTTCTAAGTTGTCAACACAAGTGATGTCCAAATATGCAATCAAAGACGACCACAGACATCTAACTAAATCAAGCCTGAAGGACTATTATGCGAGTACAATACCACAGAGCCTGTAGGCCTGCATGTTGGAATATGAATGGACAAAATGCGACTTAATAAGTCGCACACATTGCTGTTATTAAAGTAAGAACAGACAAAATTGTACTGTTATACTTTAAAcattttttattcattaaattatgtaattattataataatggtCCTAATTGACCGGTGTGTAATCCCAATGGGCAATTACTTTTTATATAAAGAAGTGATccaaatctaataaattaaactaaaaaaatattaccaaataTTGACTAAGCAGACTCAGCTCTAAGTGAATCACTATAATTCTATTgtctcttttattttctattaaccTTTGTCTATTTCGTAGCCTAGAGATTGAGTTTCTTTTAGTGTTGTCAAAATTTCTCCGACAACATATTTCTATAAAAGTGTAAAACAACaaacgaaaagaagaatatttagaagaaaaaaaatcgcATTAATTACTTTATGTAatttccttctttttttttctttgaaatcaATGCAATtgtgttttcttttttgaattGGGCTTTGAAGCCCTTACTTGCTACAAAGCCCAATAAAAGGGGAAAGAAAtttgggataagttgaaaaataactcttttttgtatctattaatcaaaaataccttcatatttttttttattaaaatatacccactttttTAAGTGGATTGCCTAATATACCCTCACTCTCTACTTAAGTGtagcatataatttatataacctAAGAGGTTTATGGGAACATCATCCATAAAAGTGGctatatctaaaaaaatatgaaaatgaaggtaaaaattaaaacaagtaaaataaagtggatatacaatgtaattttctCAAGAAATTTCGTTATAAAATGCCTTTGATATTTCTCAAAGACGAGAGATcaagagcatgtttggtattattttctattttttgttttcaaaaaattgtttttagaaatgagaacaaaaaatagtttttgaagtttttaaaaacaagtcatgtttggttagtgttttttaaaagcaatattgactaaaagtgaattggtttttaaaacagaaaacaacattttgttgttttcaaaattcttgttttttgtaactttattttctgaaaactgtttttaaaaaacaaggccaaacaagccaatttgttttcaaaaaacaattttctatttttaaaaacaaaaaactattttttagttatgatgccaaacatgcaccacgtgtttttatttttgtttcacatatttcaagaaattacattgtatatttattttttttattttttattttaattttttaattactactctttaatttatacttaatttgataagttatatttatattatgtgtattaggaattttaattttaataaattatgtgagATTATATTTAATACTTTgattataaattaaagaaaatatttatcaattaaaattattttgtaattatatttagttaaattataataaaaaataatagttcTCAACTTATTTCTAttatatacaatataatatcCTAACCTTAAAAAATGAAACTATGGCTgatgaattttttatttgaaatttcaACATCAACATCAACAACATACACTCTTTCTACAATTCTATCAATAAAATCATCATCTTCATGACCATCAGCTCTTAAAAACTACACAAACAAAACTAACATTGTATAAACATagaaattaactaaaataattacaataaatGGCATCCCTATAAGTATACTTTTTCTACATATATAAGCTTAAAAGTTATCACCCATTGATGGAAAAAAGGTATTATTGGTGCTTTAAACAAtgcaaaggaaattttagtATATTGTTTTGACTTTATATAGTCTATAGTTatctttaagaaaaatatagaacaattaatatttttacccTAAATCTTTTATACTATTAAGTTGTTACCTTTAAATTATACGATTTATTAATAATACTActtaaaatataacttttataaTAACATAGTCTTTTCATcacattttattcaattttattataaaataagtaaaatggTGAATAATAATTGATAGGGAAAAAAACAGGAATATTctaaaaagggaaaaatattacaacaatactgtgggccggcccaatgaacatttgtacagcccaaaaggaaaatattacaaaaataccacttgcCCTTACCTTCAGCCGCACGTCACAAACGGAGAGGAAGAATGAAGCTCCATCGATGCAGTCGGCCACGCAACCAGAATGAAACCAGATCGAACGTAAAACAACTGTAAATCCCGTCGAATTTCAATAGGAAACGATCAAATCCAACGAtctaaacataaatttttttaaaaaaaaaagagcaggacaaccgtggagaaactgaaattcaacatttgatttcggtttttatagtgcaatatcactcaaacgagcgtcgaaaattcagattgaagcaatgtaaatctgtattgaacagatctggagctccccctcaaatccaaaaaaaaaaggtatgaactgaaattttttttcaacaatgataCATGGCATTTTTAGTTGCATTCTGGTTGATTCAATGGTGTGCAACAGGAAATTCATATGGTAAAACCAATAAACAAGAACTGATTCTGATTAAGGAACCAAGGGATActaataactttttttaattttttttgcgtTGGGTtacagttgcattatcgtttgaaaatggtttagaaatcatgaagaagtgttatatgacaagtaccaagagctagcatatatacaaggtaagatttatgttaatggtagcaaattagttttataatagttgtaaatcgatctgattcgaataaacatgatgaaaaatgacaatGAGTAAGAACTATGTAATTTTGGGGATATAATTGTGGTTTTTCAGTTGGTTTACAGTtgcataatcatttaataatagtttcattacgttttttgcaggaatttattgtggaaaagatagaggacagaacagtttgagaaatggttagtttcccaaaatttaaatgaagtttcttaatagttttattctcgtttctttgtagtttattaacaaccaaaaaatggcaaaatcagGAATCAGGACAGGAAATACAATGCTTGAACAAAGGAACAGAGATAGAATTAAGTTTGTACTCTATTTCATAACATAATCAAACAAGTTTTAAAATTCGTTGGCTCGGACTAATAACCATTGCAAAAACACAGGAAAGgaaagacattccattcctagtcttctacaatggacaattcgatgatcgaatgaattatgaaaattatgaagccaGTGGACACTACATTTCTGCCAATTGTAACTATGAAGATTTGCAACAGAAACTCAAAGATGCCCTAGAGtgcaaccaagaaaacactgttttgcaactgaaatatcaagtgaaggaaggataccaaccattgaggataaaggatgatcaaagcctgcatttctacatacaactcaaactgaaagaccccgacttcacaacatacccaatgtgtgtgaatgtcatcaacaacccaacaacaaccatcGATGTATCATTCTTTggaaatgacaattcattaattacacatagaagcgccttccaaccaatcgaatacaatgcagcaacaacagaagactcaacaaatcaacaacatatAATTGAAGCAACGATGCGGAATTTGGGgaagaaagttttgacttcatggactatgcaaaacttgtggcagaggaaatggttgagcaactggaaaacaacagaaaaaaggaaccagaaatcacagattatgACGAACTGCTAATCACAGATCCGCATCATCCAGAAATATaagaagcacaaatatacaaagacaaagaaacactgcagagtgtgcttggtttctatgcaattaggaacaacttccaattcagagttaaaaaatcatgtgcaagaacatacaagatttgttgtttggatccaaaatgcaagtgggcactaACGGCATCCGAAACGGCCaacaaagtcattcatcattcgAAAGTACGACAGAAAGAtgatacacacttgtgatctaaacatcagatttgccgacaagagacaagctacaacgaaattgattggaaactacatcaagccacagttcaccaacataaaaacaactcaaacgccacaagacatcagaggagaaatgaaacacaagtatggggtcagaatgaactacatgaaagcatTGAGAAGCAAAGAGCACGCGCAAGAAGAATTACGAGGAAAAGCCAACGAATCATACAGGTTGCTGCCCGGTTTTTTGCATGTTGCAAAAAACTAATCCCGGAACAATAGTGCACATGGAAACAGAGGATGACAACAgcttcaagtacttgtttgtcgcactggatgcatcaataaaaggatggaagaaatgcaaacctataatagttgttgacggaactttccttaaatcaacatatggaggtaCACCGCTCTCTCGCTTGTACACGGGATGCAAATGGgcacatttttccactagcttttTCTCGTTGTGGATTCGTaaaacaacaactcatggcaatggtttttcacaaaagtgaGAGAAACATATGGGATTAGAGAGGAACGATTGCTTGATCTCGGATAGACATGAGAGCATAAGTAAGGCGACTTGTCAAGTATTTCCGAAATCACACATTGCTATTGTGTATACCACCGTTAAGCAACCTAaaagcaaccttcaagaagaatgcaagcaagcCTGGATAAACCATTCTTCGCCGCAACGAAGCATACACagagaggaaatttgaataccatatgagcgagttggacagcttggacatccgtgtaagaccatatttacaacaagttggataccacaaatggtcaagataccacCGCAAAAACAACGGgtattcaactatgacttcaAACATTCTTTGAATCTCTAAATGCGACAAACTTGGCAGCTAGAGAgctaccaatcacaacactgatggagtcattgagagcattgattcaacaatggacatacacaaacaggaaaaaagcacagaaaacaacaacatttttaacaccTACGGCGAAAAGAAATTAGTCGACAACTTTGTGGAATCATTGACGAGAAAATGTAATGacatgtttaatattttagttgcatTATAGTTTCTTTATAGTTTGTTTTTCGTTGTTATACATATTAACGAGCTTTACACTTAATCCGCAGTAAAACCAATAAACGAGACCATGTTCGAAGTCATTGAACTAACCGGATCATGGGTCATCAACCCGAAGGAGAAAACATGCGGTTGCAACGATTCCAACTTGATGAGTTACCGTGTGCTCATGCGCTTGCgttataaaagagatgaacttgaatGTTTACAACTACGTTCGGGTTATTACACCACGCgaacatggcttgaaacatacagcggctcaacatatccggtacacaatcacacaacttgggatgtgccacaaaacataaaagatatcatTGTTACGCCACCAAACCGAAAAATAAGATGCGGAAGACCAAGGAAACGAAGGTTTTTATCCGAATGggatacaaaaaaacataacaggtgcGGCAAATGTGGACAACACGGACACAATcgaaagacatgcaacaatcaagcaataaaatagatacatatgaaatatttgaattgtttaattttgtgtGCAAATTCAAACAGTTGATCTCGTGATGTTCTAAATACATGGGAtttcatttttatgaaatttgaaacgattttttaatagtttcaaaACCGTTTTGTTACGATTGCGAccctttgtaaaatatttagtaCGGAATGACTTCTTCTTTACGAGTTTTAAAGGCGAACAGTCAATAattgataaaacataacttGAATAAAGGGAAAAGGATTAATGGAATACGAAgaataaaaatacattcatagcacaatttaggaaaaatgaaaacatagtttgtattcagttggttaatagtttctccatagttgtgcgaccgtatataagaacttgaacaattaaaaaaaacaaacaactttgggaaatacaaacctatacaataaagatattataaggagtaaatgtcaaatatcctaaaagttttaaaccaggtacatagtataaaatcaaatataatacctacattaaaacaacaacacTAAAAATTGTCTGGAAATAGATTCAACAAATAACAGAAAAGAGCCACCAAATTAAAAGATCCTATTTCTTCAATTTAGATGCCTTAGAAGACTTGGTTTGCTTCTCATCCTCGCTGTCAATACTTTCGTCAATTTTCCTTTGTCCGTACGAGAAGAAAAGTGAAGCAAGTCGGGTACGATAAACTTCGATGTCAAAGTATGCAGGGACATCCTTTCCGTGGATAAAGAATTCAGCAAAGGCAGCAACATATGCCCCGCAATCACTATTAAAAACCATAGAGAAAAAGTAAACAGtttagaaactaaaaaacaacataaaataaacttaaaagaaacactCACTTCTTCTGCTGAGACGCAAGACCACTAAGCTCCACGATTCTGAATGGAGCTGTAGGGTCAGAAACTGAGGCAGGAGCTTGTGCTCTATTCTTCCAGAACCCAAGTAAATCGAAAAACAAAGGCAGCATCACGGAATAAGCCTTCATTGCATTCCTAGCTGCGGCATTCATCTTCGCGGTCCTCAAAGAATTGTACAGAAACAATGTCCCTTCGTTCAAGTCAAGACGCCCAAAAACCCAATGACTTTCCCTTCTTAAATTGATGATGAAAAGCACATGATCGGCTTCATACCAAGGCTTGGAACAGGGAATGCGCATACCTCGGATGTAATGCGCAATTGGGTGGGCAGCGTGAATGTGTGACATCTTAGTCTTCATTGACTTGGCCTTGTTAAATTTGAGGTACAATGCTTGGATGGAATCATCAAAAAGACAATCAGTAGTTGCGAAATTCAACGTCACAGCGGAAGAATACTTACCTTTTTTTcgaaggtaatagaatatggGGTTCATATGCTGAGAAaaaaaacaacacagaaacacaaaTGAAAAGGTTGAACAACTGTAATAAAACT
Encoded here:
- the LOC133035406 gene encoding uncharacterized protein LOC133035406, yielding MFFSFDTAFQFYYSCSTFSFVFLCCFFSQHMNPIFYYLRKKGKYSSAVTLNFATTDCLFDDSIQALYLKFNKAKSMKTKMSHIHAAHPIAHYIRGMRIPCSKPWYEADHVLFIINLRRESHWVFGRLDLNEGTLFLYNSLRTAKMNAAARNAMKAYSVMLPLFFDLLGFWKNRAQAPASVSDPTAPFRIVELSGLASQQKNDCGAYVAAFAEFFIHGKDVPAYFDIEVYRTRLASLFFSYGQRKIDESIDSEDEKQTKSSKASKLKK